The following are encoded in a window of Amycolatopsis lexingtonensis genomic DNA:
- a CDS encoding L,D-transpeptidase, which yields MIRIAGLGLAGLVLAACSGQTETAGTALAAGAPAAAGMTSVPGVPAATVAFVPAGEDQLSPKDPIVVKAAGGTLQAVAVTNPQTGNAVKGGLSPDKTTWTSDDHLRYGATYQVVATAVNAAGAATEQRGEVHTLKPAGVATPSLSQPPSGDVGVGLVLGLKFDHDITDKAAVEKSLKVTSSPAQGGGWYWVGKREVHFRPQEYWKAGSTVKLETTTFGMPIGGGVYGGQDVSASYKVHDSWIAKADGKTHQIKAFHNGELVKTAPISMGKTVDTPPRGPTPTFNGTHTVLGKEEHKIMDSCSYGVCEGDPGYYNAPENWNVRISNDGEYLHENLKTVGVQGSANVSNGCLNMNTENAKWFFDNFNVGDVVEITNSGGPQLSINNGHGDWAISWSAWQAGSALHG from the coding sequence ATGATCCGTATCGCCGGGCTCGGCTTGGCCGGCTTGGTGCTGGCCGCGTGTAGTGGGCAGACCGAAACCGCGGGGACGGCGCTAGCGGCCGGTGCGCCCGCGGCGGCCGGGATGACAAGCGTGCCCGGGGTGCCGGCCGCGACCGTGGCGTTCGTGCCCGCGGGCGAGGACCAGCTGAGCCCGAAGGACCCGATCGTCGTCAAGGCCGCGGGCGGCACGTTGCAGGCGGTCGCGGTCACCAACCCGCAGACCGGCAACGCCGTCAAGGGCGGGCTTTCGCCGGACAAGACGACGTGGACCAGCGACGACCACCTCCGGTACGGGGCCACCTACCAGGTGGTCGCCACGGCGGTGAACGCGGCGGGCGCGGCGACCGAACAGCGCGGCGAAGTGCACACGCTCAAGCCCGCCGGAGTCGCCACGCCGTCGCTCTCCCAGCCGCCGTCGGGCGATGTCGGTGTCGGCCTGGTCCTCGGCCTGAAGTTCGACCACGACATCACCGACAAGGCCGCGGTGGAGAAGTCCCTCAAGGTGACCTCCTCGCCGGCCCAGGGCGGTGGCTGGTACTGGGTGGGCAAGCGCGAGGTGCACTTCCGGCCCCAGGAGTACTGGAAGGCCGGGTCGACGGTGAAGCTGGAGACCACGACCTTCGGCATGCCGATCGGCGGTGGCGTGTACGGCGGGCAGGACGTCTCGGCCAGCTACAAGGTCCACGACTCCTGGATCGCCAAGGCGGACGGCAAAACGCACCAGATCAAGGCGTTCCACAACGGGGAGCTGGTGAAGACCGCGCCGATCAGCATGGGCAAGACCGTCGACACCCCGCCGCGGGGCCCGACGCCGACCTTCAACGGCACCCACACGGTGCTGGGGAAGGAAGAACACAAGATCATGGACTCCTGCAGCTACGGCGTGTGCGAGGGGGACCCCGGCTACTACAACGCACCGGAGAACTGGAACGTCCGGATCTCCAACGACGGCGAATACCTGCACGAGAACTTGAAGACGGTGGGCGTGCAGGGGAGTGCCAACGTCTCCAACGGCTGCCTCAACATGAACACCGAGAACGCCAAGTGGTTCTTCGACAACTTCAACGTCGGCGACGTCGTCGAGATCACCAACTCGGGCGGTCCGCAGCTGTCGATCAACAACGGCCACGGGGACTGGGCCATCAGCTGGAGCGCCTGGCAGGCCGGTAGCGCTTTGCACGGTTGA
- a CDS encoding class I SAM-dependent methyltransferase: protein MTNSTGDALFESAYRGQAPEMGQGFRPPWSIGEPQPEIAALIDAGAFHGEVLDAGCGEGATSLHLAERGFTTVGLDQSPTAISLAREEAAKRGLANAGFAVADISTFTGYDGRFGTIVDSTLFHSMPVELRRPYQESIVRAAAPGASYFVLVFDSATVPSDKVNPVSAEELREVVGAYWTIDEIRPARIHANVPDGFPGFADFAGSDVRDEGDGRKSVPAWLLSAHLS from the coding sequence ATGACGAACTCGACCGGCGACGCGTTGTTCGAATCCGCCTACCGCGGCCAGGCTCCTGAGATGGGCCAGGGATTCCGGCCCCCGTGGAGCATCGGCGAACCGCAACCCGAGATCGCCGCGCTCATCGACGCGGGCGCGTTCCACGGTGAGGTTCTCGACGCCGGCTGCGGTGAGGGCGCGACGTCGCTCCACCTCGCCGAGCGGGGTTTCACGACCGTCGGTCTGGACCAGTCGCCGACCGCGATCTCGCTCGCCCGGGAGGAAGCCGCCAAGCGCGGCTTGGCCAACGCCGGCTTCGCGGTCGCCGACATCAGCACCTTCACCGGCTACGACGGCCGGTTCGGCACCATCGTCGACAGCACCCTGTTCCACTCGATGCCGGTCGAGCTGCGCCGGCCCTACCAGGAGTCGATCGTGCGCGCCGCGGCGCCCGGCGCGTCCTACTTCGTGCTGGTGTTCGACAGCGCGACCGTGCCCTCGGACAAGGTCAACCCGGTCTCCGCGGAGGAACTACGGGAGGTGGTGGGCGCGTACTGGACGATCGACGAGATCCGGCCGGCCCGCATCCACGCCAACGTCCCCGACGGCTTCCCCGGCTTCGCGGACTTCGCCGGCAGCGACGTCCGCGACGAGGGCGACGGCCGCAAGTCGGTACCCGCCTGGCTGCTGTCGGCGCACTTGTCCTGA
- a CDS encoding NAD(P)H-binding protein produces MPTTLILGGTGKTGCRIARRLGAAARVGSRTRGFDLADPATWAAALAGVTAVYLVEPNLGGGDRLPRFVAEAVSAGARRLVLLSAPRAGEAEHPLHAAEEAVRGCGAGWTVLRPNWFAQNFSEGPWAAGIRDGVLTLPAGEGRAPFVDAEDIAEVAAAALTDDRHHGRVYELTGPRAVGFAEATALIARATGRKIDYLDVAPEAFVERQIRYGVPENVANLLTGLLVDLRDGRGAELADGVQRALGRPPRSFEDFVATTWPHRNEAGA; encoded by the coding sequence ATGCCCACCACCTTGATTCTCGGCGGCACCGGCAAGACCGGTTGCCGCATCGCCCGCAGGCTCGGCGCCGCCGCCCGGGTCGGCTCCCGCACCCGGGGCTTCGACCTCGCCGACCCGGCGACCTGGGCCGCCGCCTTGGCCGGTGTCACGGCCGTCTACCTCGTGGAACCGAACCTGGGCGGCGGGGACCGGCTCCCGCGGTTCGTGGCCGAAGCGGTCTCGGCGGGCGCCCGCCGGCTCGTGCTGCTGTCCGCCCCGCGTGCCGGCGAAGCCGAGCATCCATTGCACGCCGCCGAGGAAGCAGTCCGCGGCTGCGGCGCGGGCTGGACCGTCCTGCGCCCGAACTGGTTCGCGCAGAACTTCAGCGAGGGCCCGTGGGCGGCCGGCATCCGCGACGGCGTGCTGACCCTCCCGGCCGGCGAAGGACGAGCTCCGTTCGTCGACGCCGAGGACATCGCCGAGGTCGCCGCCGCAGCGCTCACCGACGACCGGCACCACGGCCGGGTCTACGAGCTGACCGGGCCGCGAGCAGTCGGCTTCGCGGAAGCGACCGCACTCATCGCGCGGGCCACCGGCCGGAAGATCGACTACCTCGACGTCGCCCCGGAGGCCTTCGTCGAGCGGCAAATCCGTTACGGCGTCCCGGAAAACGTGGCGAACCTGCTCACCGGGCTGCTGGTCGATCTCCGCGACGGCCGCGGCGCCGAGCTCGCCGACGGTGTCCAGCGTGCCCTCGGCCGCCCGCCGCGGTCGTTCGAGGACTTCGTCGCGACCACCTGGCCACACCGGAACGAAGCGGGCGCATGA
- a CDS encoding MarR family winged helix-turn-helix transcriptional regulator translates to MEGLRDEPLGYLLHRVTAALRAEVATAVLEPAELAAPEYLCLRMLAQAPKSNAQLAREAQVSPQAMNKVVRELQDRGLVTRPATVPSGRSLPATLTREGVTLLARLDPAVAEAEDRVLAKLGEKDRRELRRLLVAVGR, encoded by the coding sequence ATGGAAGGACTCCGGGACGAGCCGCTCGGCTACCTGCTGCACCGGGTCACCGCGGCCTTGCGCGCCGAGGTGGCCACCGCCGTGCTCGAGCCGGCGGAGCTGGCGGCGCCCGAGTACCTCTGCCTGCGGATGCTGGCGCAGGCGCCGAAGTCCAACGCCCAGCTGGCCCGCGAGGCCCAGGTGTCGCCGCAGGCGATGAACAAGGTGGTTCGCGAGCTGCAGGATCGCGGCCTGGTGACGCGACCCGCCACGGTGCCGTCCGGGAGGTCATTGCCCGCCACGCTGACGCGCGAAGGCGTGACCCTGCTCGCGCGCCTCGACCCCGCGGTGGCCGAAGCCGAGGACCGGGTCCTGGCCAAACTCGGCGAAAAGGACCGGCGCGAGCTCCGGAGGCTCCTCGTCGCGGTCGGCCGGTGA
- a CDS encoding ACT domain-containing protein, with protein MTDAEVQPKSAKRARTSMGRELIELAALFIATGVADLFVSTLSHNRVGPVVLFALGGLLIATVAWRRWAHRPRPEPARGTGGVHPPETGTAWRIRATVRDVPGSLAGVTAALAAHRYDIVSLQVLAVPDGVVDEFLVRTRESVRAADIAEVTELGGGRDVRVVPADVHEFVDLPTRLLTIAAQAAEPEAGLAQLLRAVLGECAVERTSPGGRTGKATADGIGTTTMRLADPDGDVVVTRPLLPFTPPELARARAVLDLHRRLAGTAAPESDVEVPRQGHGLGA; from the coding sequence ATGACCGATGCCGAGGTACAGCCGAAGAGCGCCAAGCGAGCGAGGACCTCGATGGGCCGGGAGCTGATCGAGCTCGCGGCCCTGTTCATCGCCACGGGGGTCGCCGACCTGTTCGTCAGCACCTTGTCGCACAACCGGGTCGGGCCGGTGGTGCTGTTCGCGCTGGGCGGGCTCCTGATCGCCACCGTCGCGTGGCGCCGGTGGGCGCACCGTCCGCGACCGGAGCCCGCACGCGGCACCGGGGGAGTACACCCACCGGAAACCGGGACGGCGTGGCGGATCCGCGCCACCGTGCGCGACGTGCCCGGGAGCCTGGCGGGCGTGACCGCGGCCCTGGCCGCGCACCGCTACGACATCGTCTCGTTGCAGGTGCTCGCCGTCCCGGACGGTGTCGTGGACGAATTCCTCGTCCGCACACGGGAATCCGTGCGCGCGGCGGACATCGCCGAGGTGACCGAGCTGGGCGGGGGCCGGGACGTCCGGGTCGTCCCGGCGGACGTGCACGAGTTCGTCGATCTGCCCACCCGCCTGCTGACGATCGCGGCCCAGGCGGCCGAGCCGGAAGCCGGCCTGGCCCAGCTGCTCCGGGCCGTGCTGGGCGAGTGCGCCGTCGAACGCACCTCACCCGGCGGGCGCACCGGAAAAGCGACGGCGGACGGCATCGGCACCACGACGATGCGGCTGGCGGACCCCGACGGCGACGTGGTCGTGACCAGGCCGCTGCTGCCGTTCACGCCGCCGGAGCTGGCCAGGGCCCGGGCCGTCCTCGACCTCCACCGCCGGCTCGCCGGGACCGCGGCCCCCGAGTCCGATGTGGAGGTTCCGCGGCAGGGTCATGGACTCGGGGCGTAG
- a CDS encoding TIGR03943 family putative permease subunit → MNSRAAQAIVLFLLGGVLLHAGLTGLYLRYIKAGLQPLVLGAGVVLIAAAAATVWYGWRRGRAGAHRTPRVAWLLVLPVFALVLAAPPALGSYSAMRAGTALTPPLALPALPAGNPVRLGVIDYADRAVYDHGQSLAGRRVVLTGFVAFDRSGAPLLVRMLLSCCAADAQPVKVGLTGQVPPVLRPDSWLEITGTYTAQQAKDPANDGTIPFITVEQANPVAPPADPYEGLGYAPSP, encoded by the coding sequence GTGAACAGCCGGGCGGCGCAGGCGATCGTGCTGTTCCTGCTCGGCGGGGTGCTGCTGCACGCCGGGCTGACCGGCCTCTACCTGCGCTACATCAAGGCGGGGCTGCAGCCGCTGGTGCTCGGCGCCGGCGTCGTGCTGATCGCCGCGGCCGCCGCCACCGTCTGGTACGGCTGGCGCCGGGGACGCGCCGGCGCCCACCGCACGCCGCGAGTCGCGTGGCTGCTCGTGCTGCCCGTCTTCGCCCTCGTCCTGGCCGCGCCGCCGGCACTGGGCTCCTACAGCGCCATGCGCGCCGGCACCGCGCTGACCCCGCCCCTGGCCCTGCCCGCGCTGCCCGCCGGGAACCCGGTCCGGCTCGGCGTGATCGACTACGCCGACCGCGCGGTCTACGACCACGGGCAGTCGCTCGCCGGGCGGCGCGTCGTGCTCACCGGCTTCGTCGCCTTCGACCGGTCCGGTGCTCCTTTGCTGGTGCGGATGCTGCTCAGCTGCTGCGCCGCGGACGCCCAGCCGGTCAAGGTCGGCCTCACCGGGCAGGTCCCGCCCGTGCTGCGACCCGACTCCTGGCTCGAAATCACCGGCACCTACACCGCCCAGCAGGCCAAGGACCCCGCCAACGACGGGACCATCCCGTTCATCACCGTCGAACAGGCGAATCCGGTGGCGCCGCCGGCGGATCCGTACGAAGGCCTCGGCTACGCCCCGAGTCCATGA
- a CDS encoding permease, which yields MTVTEENRTTPPGPGKRAGWNFDPVLVLTLVVLAGFLLQGPVRGALATPAMQSWLTVFVAVVVQALPFLVVGVLLSAGLAVFVPPSFFSRAFPKRPVLAVPAAGLAGAVLPGCECASVPVAGALVRRGVTPAAALAFLLSAPAINPVVLTATAVAFPGRPGMVVARFTASLLVACVMGWLWQRLGRADWLRPRAHTSAEGAGKGAAFWGSVRHDVLHAGGFLVAGAMAAATLKAVVPAGWLHAAAADPVVAVLVLAVLAVVLSICSEADAFVASSLTQFSLTARLVFLVVGPMIDLKLFGMQAATFGRGFALRFAPATFAVAVAIAAVTGAVLL from the coding sequence TTGACTGTCACCGAAGAAAACCGGACAACTCCGCCGGGTCCGGGCAAGCGGGCGGGCTGGAACTTCGATCCGGTCCTCGTCCTCACGCTCGTCGTGCTCGCGGGTTTCCTCTTGCAGGGACCGGTCCGCGGAGCCTTGGCCACGCCGGCGATGCAGAGCTGGCTGACCGTGTTCGTGGCGGTGGTCGTCCAGGCGCTGCCGTTCCTCGTCGTCGGGGTGCTGCTCTCAGCCGGGCTCGCGGTGTTCGTGCCGCCGTCGTTCTTCAGCCGCGCGTTCCCGAAGCGGCCGGTGCTCGCGGTGCCGGCGGCCGGGCTGGCGGGGGCGGTCCTGCCCGGGTGCGAATGCGCGTCCGTGCCGGTCGCCGGTGCCCTGGTGCGCCGCGGGGTCACGCCCGCGGCCGCGCTGGCGTTCCTGCTCTCGGCGCCGGCGATCAACCCGGTCGTGCTGACGGCCACCGCCGTCGCGTTCCCCGGCCGGCCGGGGATGGTCGTCGCCCGGTTCACGGCGAGCCTGCTCGTGGCGTGCGTGATGGGCTGGCTGTGGCAGCGGCTGGGCCGCGCGGACTGGCTGCGTCCGCGGGCGCACACGTCGGCCGAGGGAGCCGGCAAGGGGGCGGCGTTCTGGGGTTCGGTCCGGCACGACGTGTTGCACGCCGGTGGCTTCCTCGTCGCCGGCGCGATGGCCGCGGCCACGCTGAAGGCGGTCGTGCCGGCCGGCTGGCTGCACGCCGCGGCCGCCGACCCGGTCGTGGCGGTCCTGGTGCTGGCCGTCCTGGCGGTGGTGCTGTCGATCTGCTCGGAGGCCGACGCGTTCGTCGCGTCGTCGCTGACCCAGTTCTCGCTGACGGCGCGGCTGGTGTTCCTGGTGGTCGGGCCGATGATCGACCTGAAGCTCTTCGGCATGCAGGCCGCTACGTTCGGCCGCGGGTTCGCGCTCCGGTTCGCGCCGGCGACCTTCGCCGTCGCGGTGGCCATCGCGGCCGTGACCGGGGCGGTGCTGCTGTGA
- a CDS encoding TetR/AcrR family transcriptional regulator produces MTDHDTHRPGRWRSGAESKQRILRAARELFGQHGYGGTTVRAIATAAEVDPAMVFYFFGTKQGLFSAVIDMPGTVPPAIESIFTGDLGTMGERIVRTLVENLDKSDRPPLVMLTRSAPTDAQSEALLREFIDREITGRLAALLGTPDAVLRASMVNVQILGLAVARYIVRVEPIASASVDELAITFGPLVQHCLTGRTAPS; encoded by the coding sequence ATGACAGACCACGACACCCACCGCCCCGGACGCTGGCGCTCCGGCGCGGAGAGCAAACAGCGGATCCTGCGGGCCGCCCGCGAGCTGTTCGGCCAGCACGGCTACGGCGGTACGACCGTGCGCGCCATCGCGACCGCGGCGGAAGTCGACCCCGCGATGGTGTTCTACTTCTTCGGCACCAAGCAAGGCCTGTTCAGCGCCGTGATCGACATGCCGGGCACCGTCCCGCCGGCCATCGAGTCGATCTTCACCGGCGACCTCGGCACCATGGGCGAACGCATCGTCCGGACCCTCGTGGAAAACCTCGACAAGTCCGACCGCCCCCCGCTGGTGATGCTGACCAGGTCGGCGCCGACCGACGCGCAATCCGAAGCGCTGCTGCGCGAATTCATCGACCGGGAGATCACCGGCCGGCTCGCGGCCCTGCTCGGCACACCGGACGCCGTGCTGCGGGCGAGTATGGTCAACGTCCAGATCCTGGGTCTCGCGGTGGCCCGGTACATCGTCCGCGTCGAGCCGATCGCGTCGGCCTCCGTCGACGAGCTGGCCATCACGTTCGGCCCGCTCGTGCAACACTGCCTGACCGGGCGAACGGCACCGTCTTGA
- a CDS encoding FAD-dependent oxidoreductase gives MRVVVVGAGLGGLTLAHGLRRAGIDVAVYERDGALGRPQGISLHLDDRGASGLRACLPPAHVAMLTATTGGPRERTLTLSEVDGELTVAGAQPSDGVAGRPRPGRQVHRPLLWAVLLTELDDVVRFGAEFTRFERRADGTVRVWFADGTTDTADVLVGADGVGSAVRRGYLPDVRVVDTGRRTIMGATPLRAVAGTGLPGLIGDSPASVRVRGTMMVFGVLRFTESPVAARQQWLPALRSSAVAGIEDYVMWALPITREQLGSPVAVGRRAEELTADLPSVLRTIVAEAWPDVTVALRGGTIPPMPAWPPGPVTVIGDAIHLAPGFGGNLAIQDAHRLCQALAEAHRGRLGLLDAIGAYEETMRRNGFASVTAKATA, from the coding sequence ATGAGAGTGGTTGTGGTCGGCGCGGGTCTCGGCGGGCTGACGCTGGCTCACGGGTTGCGCCGGGCGGGGATCGACGTCGCGGTGTACGAGCGGGACGGTGCGCTGGGCCGTCCGCAGGGCATCAGCCTGCACCTCGACGACCGGGGCGCTTCGGGGCTGCGGGCGTGCCTGCCGCCGGCGCATGTCGCGATGCTGACGGCCACCACGGGCGGACCGCGTGAGCGGACCCTCACGCTGTCCGAAGTGGACGGAGAACTCACCGTCGCGGGCGCTCAGCCGTCCGACGGGGTGGCGGGACGGCCGCGGCCCGGCCGGCAGGTCCACCGGCCGTTGCTGTGGGCGGTGTTGCTGACCGAACTGGACGACGTGGTGCGATTCGGGGCGGAGTTCACGCGGTTCGAGCGGCGCGCCGACGGCACCGTCCGGGTGTGGTTCGCCGACGGCACAACGGACACCGCGGACGTATTGGTCGGCGCGGACGGCGTCGGTTCGGCGGTTCGCCGCGGGTATCTGCCCGACGTGCGGGTCGTGGATACGGGACGCCGCACGATCATGGGCGCGACTCCGCTGCGGGCCGTGGCCGGCACCGGGCTGCCCGGCCTGATCGGCGACAGCCCCGCCAGCGTGCGGGTGCGCGGCACGATGATGGTGTTCGGCGTGCTGCGGTTCACCGAGTCTCCCGTGGCCGCGCGGCAACAGTGGCTGCCTGCCTTGCGTTCCAGTGCGGTCGCCGGGATCGAGGACTACGTGATGTGGGCCCTGCCCATTACGCGGGAGCAGCTCGGATCGCCGGTGGCGGTGGGGCGCCGGGCCGAGGAGCTGACCGCGGACCTGCCCTCGGTCCTGCGAACCATCGTCGCCGAGGCGTGGCCGGACGTCACGGTCGCGCTGCGCGGCGGCACCATCCCGCCGATGCCCGCCTGGCCGCCCGGTCCGGTGACGGTCATCGGCGACGCCATCCACCTGGCCCCGGGCTTCGGCGGCAACCTGGCCATCCAGGACGCGCACCGCCTCTGCCAGGCACTGGCCGAGGCGCATCGCGGCCGGCTCGGCCTGCTCGACGCGATCGGCGCCTACGAGGAGACCATGCGCCGCAACGGTTTCGCGTCCGTCACGGCGAAGGCGACCGCATGA
- a CDS encoding short-chain dehydrogenase/reductase: MDLHLKGKRALVTGASKGIGVAIAETLAAEGCDLHLAARNGEALDNHARRLRENHGVAVTTHAVDLRVPAALEQLAEAAGDADILVNNAGDIPAGTLDDVGPDRWRHAWDLKVLGYIDLVRLVYPRLRDRGHGVIVNVIGTGGERPTAGYIAGGAGNAALMAFTKALGGEGPRHGVRVVGVNPGPVATERITTMRAANADLDASFASLPSGRIAEPQEVADLVAFLASGRAGYISGTIVTIDGGLTAAR, from the coding sequence ATGGATCTGCACCTCAAGGGGAAACGCGCGCTGGTCACCGGCGCCTCGAAAGGCATCGGCGTGGCGATCGCCGAGACGCTGGCCGCCGAAGGGTGCGACCTGCACCTGGCCGCGCGCAACGGGGAAGCGCTGGACAACCACGCCCGCAGGCTGCGGGAGAACCACGGCGTGGCGGTGACCACCCACGCCGTCGACCTGCGGGTCCCCGCCGCCCTCGAGCAACTCGCCGAGGCCGCCGGCGACGCCGACATCCTGGTCAACAACGCCGGGGACATCCCGGCCGGCACGCTCGACGACGTCGGTCCCGACCGGTGGCGGCACGCGTGGGACCTGAAGGTCCTCGGCTACATCGACCTCGTCCGGCTCGTGTACCCGCGGCTTCGCGACCGGGGCCACGGCGTGATCGTCAACGTCATCGGCACCGGCGGCGAACGGCCGACCGCCGGGTACATCGCCGGCGGGGCGGGCAATGCGGCCCTGATGGCGTTCACCAAGGCGCTCGGCGGGGAAGGCCCGCGCCACGGGGTGCGGGTGGTCGGCGTGAACCCCGGCCCGGTGGCCACCGAGCGGATCACCACGATGCGCGCCGCGAACGCCGACCTCGACGCGAGCTTCGCCTCGCTGCCCTCGGGGCGCATCGCCGAGCCGCAGGAGGTCGCGGACCTGGTGGCGTTTCTGGCGTCCGGGCGCGCCGGCTACATCAGCGGCACCATCGTCACCATCGACGGCGGTCTGACGGCGGCGCGCTGA
- a CDS encoding DUF3159 domain-containing protein → MSFGMLTQKSLSLFSAVGGWRTVAESVASRALFLVAYLLTGQVLTSALIAVGGVVAFAVVRLCTTGKVWQPVVGLLVVGVSALLAGGTGNAADFYLTSVLWQAVGGALFLVSILVRWPVIGLVIGTARGERAAWRRDRRERRRYYACTAIFLAKYAIAVAVLVPLYLAESVVPLGIAATLLGGAPALGVCVYLSWRILRTAPQATVCHASKVG, encoded by the coding sequence ATGAGCTTCGGCATGCTCACTCAGAAGTCCCTGTCGTTGTTCAGTGCCGTCGGCGGTTGGCGCACCGTCGCCGAAAGCGTCGCGTCGCGGGCCCTGTTCCTCGTCGCGTACCTGCTGACCGGGCAGGTGCTGACTTCCGCGCTGATCGCGGTCGGTGGCGTGGTGGCCTTCGCCGTGGTGCGGCTGTGCACCACCGGCAAGGTCTGGCAGCCGGTGGTCGGGCTGCTCGTGGTCGGGGTGTCCGCACTGCTGGCCGGGGGCACCGGGAACGCGGCCGACTTCTACCTCACCTCCGTCCTCTGGCAGGCCGTCGGCGGCGCGCTGTTCCTGGTGTCCATCCTGGTGCGGTGGCCGGTCATCGGGCTGGTGATCGGCACCGCGCGCGGTGAACGCGCCGCCTGGCGGCGAGATCGCCGGGAGCGGCGGCGCTATTACGCGTGCACGGCGATCTTCCTGGCGAAGTACGCCATCGCCGTGGCCGTGCTGGTGCCGCTGTACCTGGCCGAATCGGTGGTCCCGCTCGGCATCGCCGCCACGCTGCTGGGCGGTGCGCCGGCGCTGGGCGTCTGCGTCTACCTGAGCTGGCGGATCCTGCGCACGGCTCCACAGGCCACCGTGTGTCACGCGTCGAAAGTTGGTTGA
- a CDS encoding AraC family transcriptional regulator, translating into MDVLSDLLDRAHAGHALVRQLIQRPPWSLAFADAPPLTLVATLGGHASLRVGDAAPVRLAAGDLALITTSAYTIADAPGTPPQLVIRGTKKYPVPGAERVKNRSPRTYGGGEPGATTMLRGAYELHGAAAERLLGMLPPVAVVPAGPRTRGALDLLAAEVARDEPGQDAVLRRLLDLVLVLALRGWCARLEPSPAWYRALSDAGVGEALRLLHTEPAHRWTVAELAVRAGLSRAAFAARFARLVGEPPLTYLTGWRMTLAADLLRDTEDTVATVARAVGYDDPFAFSVAFKRVRGASPSDWRRGRVTPGP; encoded by the coding sequence ATGGACGTCCTCAGCGACCTGCTGGACCGGGCCCATGCCGGCCACGCGCTGGTCCGGCAGCTGATCCAGCGGCCGCCGTGGTCGCTGGCCTTCGCCGACGCCCCGCCGCTCACGCTGGTGGCCACGCTCGGCGGGCACGCGTCACTGCGCGTCGGCGACGCCGCGCCGGTGCGTCTCGCCGCCGGGGACCTCGCGCTGATCACCACGTCCGCGTACACCATCGCCGACGCCCCGGGCACCCCGCCGCAGCTGGTGATCCGCGGGACGAAGAAGTATCCGGTCCCCGGCGCGGAGCGGGTGAAGAACCGGTCGCCGCGCACGTACGGCGGCGGCGAGCCCGGGGCCACGACCATGCTCCGCGGCGCTTACGAACTCCACGGCGCCGCCGCGGAACGGCTGCTCGGCATGCTCCCGCCGGTGGCGGTGGTGCCCGCCGGGCCGCGGACCCGTGGCGCGCTGGACCTGCTCGCCGCCGAGGTGGCCCGCGACGAGCCCGGCCAGGACGCCGTGCTCCGACGGCTGCTGGACCTGGTGCTCGTGCTGGCACTGCGCGGCTGGTGCGCCCGGCTGGAGCCGTCGCCCGCCTGGTACCGCGCGTTGAGCGACGCCGGCGTCGGCGAAGCCCTGCGCTTGCTGCACACCGAGCCGGCGCACCGGTGGACGGTCGCCGAGTTGGCCGTCCGGGCCGGCCTGTCGCGCGCCGCGTTCGCCGCACGCTTCGCCCGGCTGGTCGGCGAGCCGCCGCTGACCTACCTGACCGGCTGGCGGATGACGCTTGCCGCGGACCTGTTGCGCGACACCGAAGACACCGTCGCCACCGTCGCCCGCGCGGTCGGGTACGACGACCCGTTCGCCTTCAGCGTCGCCTTCAAACGCGTCCGCGGCGCCAGCCCCTCGGACTGGCGCCGCGGCCGGGTGACTCCCGGTCCGTGA